A window of Juglans regia cultivar Chandler chromosome 7, Walnut 2.0, whole genome shotgun sequence contains these coding sequences:
- the LOC108982876 gene encoding subtilisin-like protease SBT1.5 — protein MAPSLTLFLLFLLSPISISSASSSSIPTIKDDQKKTTYIVEVQPDAKPSIFPTHELWYESSLSALRKTRTEPPAQTTSALIHTYSNIFHGFSAKLSPSEAKTLESLPHVISLIPEQVRHVQTTRSPQFLGLKTTDSAGLLKESDFGSDLVIGVIDTGIWPERKSFDDRDLGPVPSKWKGRCVAARDFPSSSCNRKLIGAKYFCSGYESTNGKMNETNEFRSPRDSDGHGTHTASIAAGRYVFPASTLGYARGVAAGMAPKARLAAYKVCWNSGCYDSDILAAFDTAVADGVDVISLSVGGVVVPYYLDAIAIAAFRASDSGVFVSASAGNGGPGALSVTNIAPWVTTVGAGTIDRDFPADVKLGNGKIIPGVSVYGGPALTPGQMYPLVYGGNTEGGAVDGYSSSLCLEGSLDPNFVKGKIVLCDRGINSRAAKGEVVRKAAGVGMILANGVFDGEGLVADCHVLPATAVGASSGDEIRKYISAASKSTPVATILFKGTRLGVRPAPVVASFSARGPNPVTPEILKPDVIAPGLNILAAWPDRIGPTGIPSDKRRTEFNILSGTSMACPHVSGLAALLKAAHPEWSPAAIRSALMTTAYTVDNRGGGNMLDESTGNVSTVLDFGAGHVHPQKAMDPGLVYDISSYDYVDFLCNSNYTTQNIQMITRKTADCSGAKRAGHVGNLNYPSLTAVFQQYGKRKMSTHFIRTVTNVGDPNSVYQVTAEPPSGMVVTVRPEKLVFRRLGQRLNFLVRVQTRAIKLSPGSSRMRTGSIVWSDGKHNVSSPLVVTMQQPL, from the coding sequence ATGGCTCCCTCTCTCACCCTCTTCctactctttcttctctctcccaTATCCATCTCCTCCGCATCTTCTTCCTCTATTCCCACTATTAAAGATGACCAGAAGAAGACTACTTACATAGTCGAAGTCCAACCAGATGCCAAGCCTTCCATTTTCCCTACCCACGAGCTCTGGTACGAGTCTTCACTCTCTGCATTGAGGAAAACGAGGACGGAACCACCAGCACAAACCACCAGCGCTCTCATCCACACATACTCCAACATATTCCATGGCTTCTCTGCCAAGTTGTCCCCCTCCGAAGCCAAAACTCTTGAGTCCCTCCCGCACGTTATTTCCCTCATCCCCGAGCAAGTCCGCCATGTGCAAACGACGCGCTCCCCCCAGTTCTTGGGCCTCAAGACCACCGATAGTGCTGGTCTCCTCAAAGAATCGGACTTTGGGTCCGACCTCGTCATTGGAGTAATCGATACCGGTATCTGGCCCGAGCGTAAGAGCTTCGATGACCGAGATCTTGGCCCTGTACCCTCCAAGTGGAAAGGCCGATGCGTCGCCGCCAGGGACTTCCCTTCCTCCTCCTGCAACCGCAAGCTCATCGGCGCTAAATACTTCTGCTCTGGCTATGAGTCCACCAATGGCAAAATGAACGAGACCAACGAGTTTCGCTCCCCCAGGGACTCGGACGGCCACGGCACCCATACCGCCTCCATTGCTGCCGGCCGCTACGTCTTCCCGGCCTCTACCCTTGGTTACGCGCGCGGAGTTGCCGCTGGCATGGCTCCCAAAGCTCGCCTGGCCGCCTACAAGGTCTGCTGGAATTCGGGCTGCTACGACTCCGACATCCTCGCAGCATTCGACACCGCAGTGGCTGACGGAGTCGACGTCATCTCCCTGAGCGTAGGCGGCGTCGTCGTTCCATATTACCTCGATGCCATCGCGATTGCCGCTTTCAGAGCCTCCGATTCCGGGGTCTTCGTCTCCGCCTCAGCTGGTAACGGCGGTCCGGGTGCGCTCTCTGTTACGAATATTGCTCCCTGGGTGACTACGGTAGGTGCCGGCACCATTGACAGGGATTTTCCCGCCGATGTCAAGCTGGGGAATGGAAAAATCATACCTGGTGTAAGTGTTTACGGTGGACCGGCTTTAACTCCGGGTCAGATGTACCCATTAGTATACGGTGGGAACACTGAGGGCGGTGCTGTTGATGGGTATTCGTCCTCGCTATGTTTAGAAGGTTCTCTGGACCCCAATTTCGTCAAAGGCAAGATCGTGTTGTGCGACAGAGGCATCAACTCGAGAGCTGCCAAAGGTGAGGTTGTGAGGAAAGCTGCAGGGGTTGGAATGATCTTAGCTAATGGGGTTTTTGATGGCGAAGGATTGGTGGCCGATTGCCACGTGTTGCCCGCCACAGCTGTAGGCGCATCGTCCGGTGACGAGATCAGGAAATATATCTCTGCAGCTTCGAAGTCGACACCGGTGGCTACCATTCTCTTCAAGGGGACAAGGCTCGGAGTGAGGCCTGCTCCGGTGGTGGCATCGTTTTCGGCTCGTGGTCCTAATCCGGTGACTCCGGAAATATTGAAGCCCGATGTGATTGCGCCCGGATTAAACATTCTCGCAGCTTGGCCCGACAGAATCGGGCCGACCGGCATACCTTCGGATAAGCGTAGAACCGAGTTCAATATACTGTCTGGCACATCAATGGCTTGTCCTCATGTTTCCGGTTTGGCTGCATTGTTGAAAGCAGCGCACCCCGAATGGAGTCCAGCGGCCATAAGGTCTGCACTAATGACAACCGCTTATACTGTGGATAATAGGGGTGGAGGAAACATGTTGGACGAGTCCACTGGAAATGTTTCGACAGTATTAGATTTCGGGGCTGGTCATGTCCACCCCCAGAAGGCTATGGATCCTGGTCTCGTCTACGATATTAGTTCCTATGATTATGTGGATTTCCTATGCAATTCCAATTATACTACTCAGAACATCCAAATGATTACTAGGAAGACTGCGGATTGCAGCGGGGCAAAACGGGCTGGCCATGTTGGGAATTTGAATTACCCCTCGTTGACTGCAGTGTTTCAACAATATGGAAAGCGTAAGATGTCTACGCATTTTATTCGAACGGTGACCAATGTTGGAGACCCGAATTCTGTCTACCAAGTTACGGCTGAGCCGCCGAGTGGAATGGTGGTGACGGTTAGGCCGGAGAAGCTGGTGTTTAGGAGGTTGGGTCAGAGGCTGAACTTCCTTGTGAGGGTGCAAACCAGGGCAATTAAGCTCTCCCCTGGTAGCTCTAGAATGCGGACTGGCTCTATCGTATGGTCTGATGGGAAGCACAATGTCTCTAGCCCCTTGGTTGTGACCATGCAGCAACCTCTCTAG